A window of Rhizobium acidisoli contains these coding sequences:
- a CDS encoding PIG-L deacetylase family protein: protein MNILAIGAHFDDVELGCGGALARHAANGDTVYVYVATVSGFSNQYDQSVRSSQVARAEADAAMEILGVHKMFCGEFKTLQIEFVDPLNIEILKLVQDLKIDMVYTHWVGDIHHDHLALSRASLHSCRHVPRLLMYRSNWYHSTVDFRGNFYVDITFHWDQKEKAILAHESEMERTGRKWVSFFRNEAENAGQRIGVKYAEVFEVVKWLQP from the coding sequence ATGAATATTCTCGCGATCGGTGCCCATTTTGACGACGTGGAACTGGGCTGTGGCGGTGCATTGGCACGCCATGCGGCAAACGGCGACACGGTTTATGTCTATGTTGCAACCGTGTCCGGCTTTTCCAACCAATATGACCAGTCCGTGCGCAGCAGCCAGGTCGCCAGGGCGGAAGCGGATGCTGCGATGGAAATTCTCGGCGTCCACAAGATGTTTTGCGGCGAGTTCAAAACGCTCCAGATCGAATTCGTCGATCCGCTGAATATCGAGATCCTCAAGCTCGTGCAGGATCTGAAGATCGACATGGTCTACACCCACTGGGTCGGCGACATCCACCATGACCATCTTGCCTTGTCGCGAGCCTCGCTGCACAGCTGCCGCCACGTGCCTCGCCTGCTGATGTACCGCAGCAACTGGTATCATTCGACCGTCGATTTTAGGGGGAATTTCTACGTCGACATCACCTTCCATTGGGACCAGAAGGAAAAGGCGATCCTCGCGCACGAATCTGAGATGGAGCGCACGGGTCGCAAGTGGGTGAGCTTCTTCCGCAATGAAGCGGAGAACGCCGGTCAGCGCATCGGTGTAAAATATGCCGAAGTGTTTGAGGTAGTGAAGTGGCTGCAGCCCTGA
- the gmd gene encoding GDP-mannose 4,6-dehydratase: protein MTKTALITGVTGQDGAYLAELLLSKGYTVHGIKRRSSSFNTGRIEHIYQDPHETHPRFILHYGDMIDSTNLLRIVQQTQPDEIYNLAAQSHVGVSFETPEYTADADGIGTLRLLEAIRILRLEEKTRFYQASTSELYGLVQEVPQNEKTPFYPRSPYAAAKLYAYWIVVNYREAYGMHASNGILFNHESPLRGETFVTRKITMAVAAIHLGRQDKLFLGNLDAKRDWGHAREYVEGMWRMLQQDEPDDYVLATGETTSVRQFVEWAFADVGITLEWKGSGVDEKGYDAASGACLVEIDPRYFRPTEVDLLLGDPTKARQKLGWHHKTPVRELAAEMVREDIKHWKALNSRKES, encoded by the coding sequence ATGACAAAAACCGCGCTGATTACTGGGGTGACCGGTCAGGATGGTGCCTATCTGGCCGAATTGCTTTTGAGCAAAGGCTATACGGTGCATGGCATCAAGCGGCGATCCTCGTCTTTCAACACCGGCCGTATCGAGCACATCTATCAGGATCCGCATGAAACCCATCCGCGCTTTATCCTCCACTATGGCGATATGATCGACTCGACCAATCTGCTGCGCATCGTGCAGCAGACACAGCCCGACGAAATCTACAACCTCGCCGCACAAAGCCACGTCGGCGTTAGTTTCGAAACGCCCGAATATACGGCGGATGCCGATGGTATCGGGACATTGAGGCTGCTCGAAGCGATCCGTATTCTGCGACTCGAGGAAAAGACCCGGTTCTACCAGGCATCGACATCGGAACTCTACGGTCTAGTGCAGGAAGTGCCGCAGAACGAGAAGACGCCCTTTTACCCGCGCTCTCCCTATGCCGCAGCCAAGCTCTATGCCTATTGGATCGTCGTGAATTATCGCGAGGCCTATGGCATGCATGCGTCGAACGGCATTCTTTTCAACCACGAAAGCCCGCTTCGCGGCGAAACCTTCGTCACGCGCAAGATTACGATGGCGGTGGCCGCCATCCATCTGGGGCGGCAGGATAAGCTTTTCCTCGGCAATCTCGACGCCAAGCGTGACTGGGGCCACGCGCGTGAATATGTCGAGGGCATGTGGCGCATGCTGCAGCAGGACGAGCCGGATGACTACGTCTTGGCAACGGGTGAGACGACCAGCGTCCGACAGTTTGTCGAGTGGGCCTTTGCCGACGTCGGCATTACTTTGGAATGGAAGGGATCGGGCGTGGATGAAAAGGGCTACGACGCGGCCTCCGGTGCCTGCCTTGTGGAAATCGACCCCCGGTATTTCCGCCCGACGGAAGTCGACCTTTTGCTTGGCGACCCGACCAAGGCACGTCAGAAATTAGGCTGGCACCACAAGACCCCGGTTCGTGAACTCGCCGCCGAAATGGTGCGTGAAGATATCAAGCAC
- a CDS encoding class I SAM-dependent methyltransferase, whose translation MRERLLPAASVSSNYVEIDSARRDSESSRLAASWKTSDLPARQRALVERQLKDYRGGASIDVFDVFTAALRKIDNLPAAGSLLEIGCSSGYYSEVLEVNGLPLRYHGCDYSDAFIDMARSIYPALPFDVEDATRLSYLDNAFDVVVSGCCLLHIADYEAAIAESARVAKDYVIFHRTPVVYGEPTKYFRKQAYGIETMEIHFSEPELLDSFRVHGLEVLATFTLNENADPRDSSKGNANRTYLCRKQSQS comes from the coding sequence TTGCGCGAACGGCTGCTGCCGGCGGCATCGGTATCCTCCAACTACGTAGAGATCGATTCAGCACGGCGAGACAGCGAAAGCTCGCGCCTTGCCGCATCTTGGAAAACGAGTGATCTGCCTGCACGCCAGAGAGCGCTCGTCGAGCGCCAGTTGAAGGACTATCGCGGCGGCGCTTCCATCGATGTATTCGATGTTTTTACCGCTGCGCTGCGTAAAATCGACAATCTCCCGGCCGCCGGTTCGTTGCTCGAAATCGGTTGCTCCAGCGGATATTACTCCGAGGTCCTGGAGGTAAATGGCCTGCCGTTGCGCTATCACGGCTGCGATTATTCCGATGCCTTCATCGACATGGCGCGCAGCATCTATCCGGCACTGCCGTTCGACGTGGAGGACGCAACGCGGCTCAGCTATCTGGATAATGCTTTTGATGTCGTGGTTTCGGGATGCTGCCTGCTGCATATTGCCGACTACGAAGCGGCGATCGCAGAAAGCGCCCGCGTCGCCAAAGACTACGTCATCTTTCACCGTACTCCCGTCGTCTATGGCGAACCGACCAAGTATTTCCGCAAGCAGGCCTATGGCATCGAGACCATGGAAATCCATTTTTCCGAACCAGAGCTTTTGGACAGCTTTCGGGTTCACGGCCTCGAAGTCCTGGCGACCTTCACGCTGAATGAAAACGCGGACCCGCGTGACAGCAGCAAGGGCAATGCAAACCGGACCTATTTGTGCAGGAAACAATCTCAATCATGA
- a CDS encoding WbqC family protein, whose product MSITAVIHQPDFASYLGFFQRFLNADLYIVLDHVQFVHGTSKSWTHRDKIKTAQGDRWLTVGIKKPSLGTPINAVELAPGSGWIDQNLSLLRENYRKSGGWSEVFPRIEALYGKRFELLADFNMHFLEGILEMLEITMPTVRSSTLSPKGHKNELLVELLRKVGATRYLSGLGARDYMRPEVFEAAGIEIEWQHFVHPVYPQPFGEFMPYLSILDTLLNCGIAGTRDLLWSCK is encoded by the coding sequence ATGAGCATCACGGCGGTTATTCATCAGCCGGACTTCGCTTCATATCTCGGCTTTTTCCAGCGTTTCCTGAACGCAGATCTCTACATCGTTCTGGATCATGTGCAGTTCGTCCATGGCACGAGCAAAAGCTGGACGCACCGCGATAAGATCAAGACGGCGCAAGGTGACCGGTGGCTCACCGTCGGAATCAAAAAGCCGAGCCTCGGCACTCCGATCAACGCCGTGGAACTGGCGCCGGGCAGCGGATGGATAGACCAGAACCTTTCGCTGCTTCGCGAAAATTATCGCAAATCCGGTGGTTGGAGCGAAGTCTTTCCCCGTATCGAGGCCCTCTACGGCAAGCGGTTCGAGCTGTTGGCCGATTTCAACATGCATTTCCTCGAAGGCATTCTGGAGATGCTTGAGATCACCATGCCGACGGTGCGGTCGAGCACTTTAAGCCCTAAGGGGCATAAGAATGAGTTGCTTGTCGAACTGTTGCGCAAAGTTGGAGCAACGCGTTACCTCTCAGGCTTGGGCGCGCGCGACTATATGCGGCCTGAGGTGTTCGAGGCAGCCGGGATCGAGATCGAATGGCAGCATTTCGTCCATCCCGTCTACCCGCAGCCTTTCGGCGAGTTCATGCCCTATCTCAGCATCCTCGACACACTGCTGAATTGTGGTATTGCAGGCACGCGTGACCTGCTCTGGAGTTGCAAATGA
- a CDS encoding cytidylyltransferase domain-containing protein, whose translation MTLGIIIQARMGSTRLPGKVLRDISGKPLLAHVLGRLQMLKRPAKIVVATSSADENDIIETWCLQHGVSCFRGDEADVLDRYFECARSLGMSDIVRLTADNPFTDIEELERLIDLHQKQGFDYTHAFGQLPIGVGAEIFTFEALSRSHREGKLPHHREHVNEYFTDRPELFKIGQLDIPPTKISPNLRLTVDTEEDWKRACALAAQAGGNWLGTEEAISLCSSSA comes from the coding sequence GTGACGCTTGGAATCATCATCCAGGCGCGGATGGGATCGACGCGGCTACCGGGAAAAGTACTTCGCGACATTTCCGGCAAGCCCCTTCTCGCACATGTCCTTGGCAGGCTTCAGATGTTGAAGCGGCCGGCCAAGATCGTCGTCGCGACATCATCGGCCGACGAGAACGACATTATCGAAACTTGGTGCCTCCAACACGGCGTAAGCTGCTTTCGCGGCGACGAAGCCGATGTTCTCGATCGTTATTTCGAATGTGCGAGATCACTTGGGATGTCGGATATCGTGCGATTGACCGCGGACAATCCGTTCACTGATATCGAGGAGCTGGAAAGGCTGATCGACCTGCACCAAAAGCAGGGATTCGACTACACGCACGCGTTCGGACAACTGCCCATCGGTGTCGGCGCCGAGATATTTACATTCGAAGCCCTGTCGCGCAGTCATCGCGAGGGGAAACTGCCGCACCATCGCGAACACGTGAATGAATACTTCACCGATCGGCCGGAGCTCTTCAAGATCGGTCAACTCGATATTCCCCCAACCAAAATCTCTCCGAACCTGCGCCTGACGGTGGATACCGAGGAAGATTGGAAACGTGCTTGTGCCCTCGCAGCGCAGGCGGGCGGGAATTGGCTTGGGACAGAGGAAGCGATCAGCCTATGTTCGTCTTCTGCATAG
- a CDS encoding PseG/SpsG family protein, with amino-acid sequence MFVFCIESSHARGMGHLFRSLTLATELRSRGHSVRFVANDHPNSLRIIRERGFDVALYDLAAVTGWEEGLVDPTTVPSPIWINDRLNTRRPHSETIKRLGAKLVTFDDRGDGAELADMNICALLFEKTEDLKGEDIRLGVEYMILNPEIERYRRVRQSLASILVTLGGADTYGVTVRVAKWLSSKPFPVTIVTGPSFQHMAELEEVVSTAEPDRFKLLNQVPSLAAEMYGHDLAITGGGVTPFEACAAGLPCVVIANEPFEIPVGRALEGLGAAFFAGHHSEFDLGILEKAIPIRSMSETAMTKVDLGGVARVAGLLERLAA; translated from the coding sequence ATGTTCGTCTTCTGCATAGAGAGTTCGCATGCACGCGGCATGGGGCATCTGTTTCGGTCGTTGACGCTCGCCACCGAACTGCGTTCGCGCGGTCATTCGGTCCGTTTCGTGGCGAATGATCATCCGAACTCGTTGAGAATCATCCGGGAGCGCGGCTTTGACGTTGCGCTTTACGATCTCGCCGCCGTCACTGGATGGGAGGAGGGTCTCGTCGATCCCACTACCGTTCCGTCGCCGATCTGGATCAACGACCGCCTCAATACGAGAAGACCTCACAGCGAAACGATCAAGCGTTTGGGCGCCAAGCTCGTGACTTTTGATGATCGCGGCGATGGCGCTGAACTTGCCGACATGAATATCTGCGCTCTCCTTTTCGAAAAGACGGAGGATCTGAAGGGCGAAGATATCCGGCTGGGGGTGGAGTACATGATACTCAATCCTGAAATCGAGAGATATCGCAGAGTTCGGCAAAGCCTTGCATCGATACTCGTCACACTCGGGGGCGCCGATACCTACGGAGTGACGGTCCGCGTCGCTAAATGGCTGAGCAGCAAGCCTTTTCCTGTCACCATCGTCACAGGCCCGAGCTTCCAGCATATGGCGGAGCTTGAAGAGGTCGTCTCGACCGCAGAGCCGGATCGGTTCAAGCTGCTGAATCAGGTGCCGTCGCTTGCGGCAGAGATGTACGGGCACGATCTGGCGATTACCGGCGGTGGCGTTACGCCCTTCGAAGCCTGTGCGGCCGGCCTGCCGTGCGTGGTGATCGCCAACGAACCTTTCGAAATCCCGGTCGGCCGTGCTCTTGAAGGATTGGGGGCCGCGTTCTTTGCCGGACATCACTCTGAATTCGATCTCGGCATCCTGGAAAAGGCGATTCCGATCAGGAGCATGAGCGAGACTGCCATGACCAAGGTCGACCTCGGAGGGGTCGCGCGTGTTGCCGGTTTGTTGGAAAGATTGGCTGCATGA
- a CDS encoding CgeB family protein: MPLIVGQIACPLPPDNFLRPYDLILTSFPHFVPRFHEMGIKSEYFRIGFDTRVLDILGDVRRDVPVSFVGGISRHHGKAIPMLEHLAETTPIQFFGYGAATLPRSSPIRKRHNGEVWGPDMYRALARSRITINRHINVAETNANNMRLYEATGVGSLLITDRKDNLGEIFDVGKEVVAYSSPEEAAELIRYYMDHPDEADAIAKAGQARTLKDHTYKSRMTELMPILGRHLEKQG; encoded by the coding sequence GTGCCATTGATTGTGGGCCAAATCGCTTGTCCCCTGCCGCCGGACAACTTTCTGCGGCCCTATGACCTCATTCTGACATCCTTCCCGCATTTCGTGCCGCGTTTTCATGAAATGGGCATAAAATCGGAATATTTCAGGATCGGCTTCGATACCCGGGTGCTCGATATCCTCGGCGATGTCCGACGCGACGTGCCGGTGAGTTTCGTCGGAGGCATAAGCCGTCATCATGGCAAGGCGATACCGATGCTCGAACATCTCGCCGAAACCACGCCGATACAGTTTTTCGGCTATGGTGCAGCAACACTTCCGCGCTCATCTCCCATTCGAAAGCGTCATAATGGGGAAGTCTGGGGTCCGGATATGTACCGCGCTCTGGCGCGCAGCCGGATCACCATCAACAGGCATATCAATGTTGCCGAGACCAACGCCAATAACATGCGGCTTTACGAGGCGACCGGTGTCGGATCGCTGCTCATTACCGACCGGAAAGACAATCTCGGTGAGATTTTCGACGTCGGCAAGGAAGTGGTCGCCTATTCCAGCCCTGAGGAAGCCGCGGAACTCATCCGTTATTATATGGATCATCCCGACGAGGCCGATGCCATCGCGAAGGCCGGCCAGGCCAGGACGTTGAAGGATCACACCTACAAGTCGAGAATGACGGAGTTGATGCCGATCCTCGGGAGACATCTGGAGAAACAGGGCTGA
- the rfbB gene encoding dTDP-glucose 4,6-dehydratase, translating into MILVTGGAGFIGANFVLDWLALHDEPIVNLDVLTYAGNLENLASVWNDPRHLFVKGSIADYDLVAGLLRSHRPRAVLNFAAESHVDRSIHGPEEFIQTNVVGTFRLLEAIRGFLALQDETFRESFRFLHVSTDEVYGSLAPAEAAFSEDRKYEPNSPYSASKAASDHLVRAYHHTYGLPVLTTNCSNNYGPYHFPEKLIPLVIHNALSGKQIPIYGDGMQVRDWLFVKDHCSAIRRVLESGKVGETYNVGGRNELTNLSVVNTLCEILDELRPLPDRASYKSQITLVRDRPGHDRRYAIDAAKIERELNWRPRETFDTGIRKTVEWYLANEAWTENVTSGSYRQWIDRQYQ; encoded by the coding sequence ATGATCCTGGTGACGGGGGGAGCTGGTTTCATCGGTGCGAACTTCGTGCTCGATTGGCTTGCGCTTCATGATGAGCCGATCGTCAACCTCGATGTGCTGACCTATGCCGGCAATCTGGAGAACCTCGCCTCCGTCTGGAACGACCCGCGCCATCTCTTTGTCAAAGGCAGCATCGCGGACTACGACCTGGTTGCGGGACTGCTTCGGTCCCATCGCCCCCGTGCGGTCCTGAATTTCGCGGCCGAAAGCCACGTGGACCGATCGATCCACGGGCCTGAAGAATTTATCCAGACGAATGTCGTCGGCACGTTTCGCCTGTTGGAGGCCATCCGCGGATTTCTTGCCTTGCAGGATGAAACCTTCCGGGAGAGCTTTCGTTTTCTTCATGTATCGACCGACGAAGTCTACGGTTCGCTTGCTCCCGCGGAAGCGGCCTTCAGCGAAGATCGCAAATACGAACCAAACAGCCCTTATTCCGCGAGCAAGGCGGCCAGTGATCATCTGGTTCGCGCCTATCATCACACCTACGGCTTACCGGTGCTGACGACGAACTGTTCGAACAACTACGGCCCCTATCATTTTCCCGAGAAGCTTATTCCCCTGGTCATCCACAATGCCCTCTCGGGCAAACAGATTCCGATCTACGGGGACGGAATGCAGGTACGCGACTGGCTTTTCGTCAAGGATCATTGCAGCGCGATCCGACGCGTTCTGGAGAGTGGAAAGGTCGGGGAAACCTATAATGTCGGCGGCAGAAATGAGCTGACCAACCTGTCGGTGGTCAATACGCTCTGCGAGATCCTTGACGAATTAAGACCGTTGCCCGACCGGGCGAGCTACAAGTCCCAGATCACTTTGGTGCGTGACCGCCCCGGCCATGATCGCCGTTACGCCATCGATGCGGCCAAAATCGAGCGGGAACTCAACTGGCGCCCGAGGGAAACGTTCGATACGGGCATTCGCAAGACTGTCGAATGGTATCTTGCCAACGAAGCCTGGACAGAAAACGTCACGAGCGGCAGCTACCGCCAATGGATCGACCGTCAGTACCAGTAG
- a CDS encoding glycosyltransferase — protein sequence MRVNVIIPVFNRLEHTRKVLDALRSQTIFDALTIVIVNDGSTDGTAGYLQSQSDVIEIQGDGNLWWGGAIEEGLKHVLPACRPDDYVLFLNNDTWFDDNFVETLVQASKENGGAAVGSVIHEEGRDPPLVSVGPKVNINRLAVWDLLSELSETEKRLPANQYRVDALSGRGTLYPAQLFRKYGGMRPHLLPHYMADYEIAMRFARAGVPLVVSSKAIIYSPPVYGNDASRFSWRKRLFGKRSSHNVFQRLIFYSLVGSPVQRFTAPLRMAYFMGRRGILGMLHARLRHFVVSFLKARQLSKVKSHGVSVGRDVVFYGTPLLQRHPESEISLGDRVVLCSDSRFTALALNHPVKIATIRAGSSITIGADSGISGATIVSAVQISIGSEVLMGANVAIFDTDFHPVRPEGRRHSDVEADVKTAPVHIGDNVFIGTNAVVLRGTEIGRDSVVAAGSIVRGKFPAGAIIAGNPAKVVGSAYGQVQDLPDLLTEDRHEDSDI from the coding sequence ATGCGCGTGAATGTCATTATCCCTGTTTTCAATCGTCTGGAACACACCCGAAAGGTGTTGGACGCGCTGAGGAGTCAGACCATCTTTGACGCCTTGACGATTGTCATCGTCAACGATGGTTCGACCGATGGAACCGCAGGATATCTGCAATCGCAGAGTGACGTGATTGAAATCCAGGGGGACGGCAATCTCTGGTGGGGTGGGGCCATCGAGGAAGGGCTGAAACACGTTCTTCCCGCCTGTCGGCCGGACGATTATGTCCTATTCCTCAACAATGATACTTGGTTCGACGACAATTTTGTTGAGACCCTGGTGCAAGCGTCCAAAGAAAACGGCGGAGCCGCGGTCGGAAGCGTCATCCATGAAGAGGGTCGCGATCCACCTCTCGTCAGCGTTGGGCCCAAAGTCAACATCAATCGGCTTGCCGTCTGGGATCTGCTCTCGGAATTGAGCGAAACGGAAAAACGGTTGCCAGCCAACCAGTATCGTGTCGATGCATTGAGTGGTCGAGGAACGCTCTATCCGGCGCAGCTGTTTCGGAAATATGGCGGTATGCGGCCGCACCTTCTGCCCCACTACATGGCTGATTACGAAATCGCGATGCGCTTCGCGCGTGCGGGAGTGCCCTTAGTCGTCAGCAGCAAGGCAATTATCTACTCACCCCCGGTATATGGAAATGACGCGTCCAGATTTTCTTGGCGAAAGCGATTGTTTGGCAAGCGTTCGTCTCACAACGTGTTTCAGCGTCTAATTTTTTACTCGCTTGTCGGGTCGCCGGTGCAACGCTTTACCGCCCCGCTCCGTATGGCGTATTTCATGGGCAGGCGCGGTATTTTGGGAATGCTGCATGCAAGACTAAGGCATTTTGTCGTGTCTTTTCTCAAAGCGCGGCAACTGAGCAAAGTGAAGAGTCATGGCGTGAGCGTCGGTCGCGACGTTGTTTTCTATGGTACCCCTCTGTTGCAAAGGCATCCCGAGAGCGAGATTAGCCTTGGCGATCGTGTCGTGCTGTGTTCCGATTCGCGGTTTACGGCGCTGGCCCTGAACCATCCGGTGAAGATAGCTACCATTCGCGCGGGGTCGAGCATCACTATCGGCGCTGATAGCGGCATTAGTGGCGCAACCATCGTCTCGGCCGTCCAGATTTCGATTGGCTCAGAGGTCCTCATGGGCGCCAACGTCGCGATATTCGACACCGATTTTCATCCGGTACGCCCTGAAGGGCGCCGTCATTCGGACGTAGAAGCCGACGTAAAGACAGCACCAGTCCATATAGGGGACAATGTTTTCATTGGCACCAACGCGGTAGTCTTGCGTGGCACGGAGATAGGGCGTGATAGTGTTGTCGCGGCAGGGTCGATCGTGCGAGGAAAATTTCCTGCTGGCGCAATAATTGCCGGAAATCCGGCGAAAGTTGTTGGTAGCGCCTATGGACAAGTCCAGGATCTTCCCGACCTGCTAACAGAAGATAGACATGAAGATAGCGATATTTGA
- a CDS encoding TIGR04325 family methyltransferase, which produces MRHIGFALPGLHCLLEVTRDSPQVREQDIWSEFRLHNIFFDGPHNDWRSAMAASDGYNAPAILAKVVDATRAVVQGRASYERDTVVFTERSYSHPLLAWLLYVASRSDLRLRVVDFGGALGSSYFQHRSALAHLAELNWCVVEQPHVVSAGRAEFEDGRLSFSDGLDEAIDRVRPNVVLLSGVLQYLERPYEYLDDLLSRGVKFILIDRTAAQFDVAAAPFVQHVPAWIYSASYPIWFLNAKEMQASFAKHDYEVVDRFQPAGTFGLVTPPPLQELKRWGIGVTPAPQQHEWPYVGWFLQKLEI; this is translated from the coding sequence ATGAGGCACATTGGTTTTGCGCTCCCGGGCCTTCACTGTTTGCTTGAGGTGACGCGGGATTCGCCGCAGGTCCGTGAACAGGACATCTGGAGCGAGTTTCGACTTCATAACATCTTTTTCGACGGCCCCCATAATGATTGGCGCTCGGCCATGGCTGCGTCAGACGGATATAATGCGCCGGCTATTCTTGCCAAGGTTGTCGACGCGACACGCGCAGTTGTTCAGGGACGTGCCTCCTACGAGCGAGACACCGTGGTTTTCACGGAAAGAAGCTACTCGCATCCACTGCTTGCCTGGCTTCTCTATGTCGCGTCCCGATCCGATCTTCGTTTGAGGGTGGTCGATTTTGGGGGCGCGTTGGGAAGTTCTTATTTCCAGCACCGTTCGGCCCTGGCGCATCTTGCGGAATTGAATTGGTGCGTTGTCGAGCAGCCTCACGTTGTTAGCGCGGGCCGAGCCGAATTTGAAGACGGAAGATTGAGCTTTTCCGACGGCCTGGATGAGGCAATTGATCGTGTGAGGCCAAACGTCGTTCTGCTCTCAGGTGTCCTTCAATATCTTGAACGTCCTTATGAATACCTCGATGATCTTCTGTCGAGAGGCGTGAAGTTCATACTTATCGATAGGACCGCAGCGCAGTTCGATGTCGCCGCCGCACCCTTTGTGCAGCATGTGCCGGCGTGGATCTACAGCGCGAGCTACCCGATATGGTTCTTGAACGCGAAGGAAATGCAGGCCAGTTTTGCCAAGCATGATTATGAGGTTGTGGATCGTTTCCAACCAGCTGGAACATTTGGCTTAGTGACGCCGCCGCCCTTGCAAGAATTGAAGCGTTGGGGCATTGGCGTTACACCAGCGCCTCAGCAGCACGAATGGCCGTATGTTGGCTGGTTTCTTCAGAAGCTGGAAATCTAG